A genome region from Triticum aestivum cultivar Chinese Spring chromosome 2B, IWGSC CS RefSeq v2.1, whole genome shotgun sequence includes the following:
- the LOC123041024 gene encoding protein PELPK1 has product MASRNTALFLVGLLLSCVAMSNGARILEEETTPSKGEEHLPELPALPKVELPLFPEVHLPPKPQLPKVELPSFPEVHLPPKPELPTFPEVHLPAKPELPKVELPPKPEMPTIPEFHFLEPEAKP; this is encoded by the coding sequence ATGGCTTCAAGAAACACAGCTTTATTCCTCGTCGGGTTGCTCCTCTCGTGCGTCGCCATGAGCAATGGAGCAAGAATCCTGGAGGAGGAGACGACTCCTTCCAAAGGCGAGGAGCACCTGCCGGAGCTGCCAGCGCTGCCCAAGGTCGAGCTGCCACTATTCCCGGAGGTGCATCTGCCACCTAAGCCTCAGCTGCCCAAGGTAGAGCTGCCCTCTTTCCCTGAGGTGCACTTGCCACCCAAGCCCGAGCTGCCAACGTTCCCCGAGGTGCACCTTCCAGCCAAGCCGGAGCTGCCTAAGGTGGAGCTGCCACCGAAGCCAGAGATGCCCACCATCCCGGAATTTCACTTCCTGGAGCCGGAGGCTAAGCCATGA